One region of Brachyhypopomus gauderio isolate BG-103 chromosome 9, BGAUD_0.2, whole genome shotgun sequence genomic DNA includes:
- the xkr5a gene encoding XK-related protein 5a: protein MPADGRRGYWIACWQVVLLGASALVMLAERAALIYCIGYYLCQNQVFWAGITFALLLPGSIVQVLSFMWYRADGEQRTCHMIILHTLHLGIFKRLWDCSVCVWQTQGTAQSHAQLLMRQVDVSALRLLEVLVLTLPQSLMHTYVVTVTEFSLASPVALCSGTCLLSLSWALVLYSRACCLTRPGHLLMPPAALLCQLLWRAGMLSARFTTLALFARSFGCWVIGVVGSHWLIAAFWLVSQQTDICVGQWPWRVFNLILGGVHVFLFLNVKDGPSRFRMAGFYTVMLLENAMLLLAASDILSEASWDSLTVPTAVLCSFLIGLTSLLLYYRFLHPKSTEISQGLRPGVPTGSVCLDQGGSSFSLGDKSLAPPSLPLPLSSSRPSFSLSGIPGSLLEHPGSCGVKADGECRHHHWLLLRLALKTGDPTKINRAYGAGGAAGILPEEGRKGEHGGVGGPGGGAGGVSRSGSKDDTLAPLSDCKEEFESASEAREEDEEEEEEEEECEEEEGDSLEMESPLESPESECKRSSPEGKSVFGDSPEPDYCPTESSSTLYFSADPQSPSTSSNPRLDRSGPDRDGRFNFGSGAGVDTLGEHSLGSSDGGLHRERAAVALGYARYTSTPRLDGQGLPEGSVPHLNGSRRQVVLCHRGLEENKGF, encoded by the exons ATGCCCGCCGACGGGCGGAGGGGATACTGGATCGCGTGCTGGCAGGTGGTGCTGCTCGGTGCGTCCGCGCTCGTCATGCTGGCGGAGAGAGCTGCAC TGATCTACTGCATTGGATACTATCTGTGTCAGAATCAGGTGTTTTGGGCGGGGATAACCTTTGCCCTTTTGTTGCCGGGGTCGATCGTGCAGGTGCTCAGCTTCATGTGGTACAGGGCAGATGGAGAGCAGAGAACATGTCACATGATCATCTTACACACTCTCCATCTGGGTATCttcaaaag GCTGTGGgactgcagcgtgtgtgtgtggcagaccCAGGGCACGGCTCAGTCTCACGCCCAGCTGCTCATGAGACAAGTGGACGTCTCAGCTCTGAGGCTGCTTGAGGTCTTAGTTCTCACACTCCCCCAGTCGCTCATGCACACGTACGTTGTCACGGTGACCGAGTTCAGCCTCGCCTCGCCAG TTGCCCTGTGCAGCGGGACctgtctgctctctctgtcctgGGCGCTGGTGCTCTACAGCCGGGCGTGCTGTCTGACCCGGCCGGGTCACCTGCTCATGCCACCGGCCGCCCTGCTGTGTCAGCTGCTGTGGAGGGCAGGTATGCTCTCCGCACGCTTCACCACCCTCGCCCTGTTCGCCCGCTCCTTCGGCTGCTGGGTCATCGGAGTCGTGG GTTCCCACTGGCTAATTGCAGCATTCTGGTTGGTCTCCCAGCAGACGGACATCTGTGTGGGCCAGTGGCCCTGGCGTGTGTTCAACCTCATCCTGGGGGGCGTGCACGTCTTCCTCTTCCTGAACGTTAAAGACGGCCCTTCCCGATTTCGCATGGCAGGGTTTTACACG GTGATGCTGCTAGAGAATGCTATGCTCCTATTGGCTGCTTCTGACATCCTCAGCGAGGCATCATGGGATAGCCTGACTGTCCCCACCGCTGTCTTGTGTAGTTTCCTGATAG GACTGACATCCCTCCTCCTCTACTACCGATTCCTTCACCCAAAGTCCACCGAGATCTCCCAGGGTCTGCGTCCGGGGGTTCCCACGGGCAGCGTGTGCCTGGATCAGGGTGGCTCCTCCTTCTCCCTGGGTGACAAGAGCCTGGCTCCTCCCTCCCtgccactccccctctcctcgtCCCGCCCCTCCTTCTCCCTGTCGGGGATCCCCGGGTCCCTGCTTGAGCATCCAGGCAGCTGTGGCGTGAAGGCGGATGGTGAGTGCCGGCACCACCACTGGCTTCTCCTGCGGTTGGCGCTGAAAACAGGAGACCCGACCAAGATCAACCGGGCCTATGGCGCCGGGGGCGCGGCAGGAATCCTGCCGGAGGAGGGGCGGAAAGGGGAGCACGGCGGAGTAGGCGgcccagggggcggggctgggggcgtgTCCAGGTCAGGCAGCAAGGACGACACGCTGGCCCCGCTGTCGGACTGCAAGGAGGAGTTTGAGAGCGCGAGCGAGGCGAgggaagaggatgaggaggaggaggaagaggaggaggagtgtgaggaggaggagggcgacAGCCTGGAGATGGAGAGCCCTCTGGAGTCTCCCGAGTCAGAGTGCAAGCGCAGCTCGCCCGAGGGCAAGTCCGTATTCGGCGACAGCCCCGAACCCGACTACTGCCCCACCGAGTCCAGCTCCACGCTCTACTTCAGCGCCGACCCGCAGTCCCCCAGCACCTCCAGCAACCCGCGCCTGGACCGGTCCGGGCCAGACCGGGACGGCCGCTTCAATTTCGGCTCTGGAGCCGGCGTGGACACCCTGGGGGAGCACAGCCTTGGGTCCAGCGATGGCGGCCTACACCGGGAGAGGGCAGCGGTGGCCCTGGGCTACGCCcgctacacctccaccccacggCTGGACGGCCAGGGGCTTCCGGAAGGCTCCGTACCCCACCTGAACGGCTCGCGCAGGCAGGTGGTGCTATGTCACAGAGGCCTGGAGGAAAACAAGGGCTTTTGA